The Verrucomicrobiota bacterium nucleotide sequence GGCCTTATGAACCAAGGCTCCCGTTGAAATGAAATCGAGCCCCAGTTTGCCGTATTCTGGCAAGGTTTCCAAAGTGATGCCGCCGGTTGCTTCGGTGCAGGTTTGGTCTCCAATCAGGGCTACCGCTTGTTTCAGTGCGTCGATTGAAAAATTATCCAGCATGATTTTATCGGGTGCGGCTGCGAGAACCGCCGGGACTTGCTCCAGGATATCTACTTCAACTTCGATGAGCAGGGTTGGATTTTGTTCTCTGGAACGCTTCACCAGATGGGTTAAAGGTTCACCCGTTTGTGAATTGTCAGCGGCAAGATGGTTGTCCTTAAGCATCACTCGATCAAATAGCCCCAATCGATGATTCCATCCACCACCACAAGCAACTGCATATTTTTGGAGCATCCGGTAGCCTGGAGTTGTTTTACGTGTATCGAGAACGCGCGTGGAAGAACTGCCCAATGCATCAACGTATTTGCCTGTTTCTGTCGCGACACCCGAAAGAAATTGAAGGAAATTCAAAAGCACCCGTTCTGCCATCAACAGTTTTGTAACCGGCCCTTTAATAAGGCCCAGAGACTCTCTGGTGACGACAGGTGCTCCATCTTCCACCGACGGCACGAATTCCAACCCGGCATCGTAAGCTTGTA carries:
- the nadC gene encoding carboxylating nicotinate-nucleotide diphosphorylase — translated: MNKEERIQKFLHRVQFGDLSPSYLEQLIQMARDEDLQGKGLRVKPDKVGDVTSAVLNREGGGSALLHARQNLIVCGIPLVPAILQAYDAGLEFVPSVEDGAPVVTRESLGLIKGPVTKLLMAERVLLNFLQFLSGVATETGKYVDALGSSSTRVLDTRKTTPGYRMLQKYAVACGGGWNHRLGLFDRVMLKDNHLAADNSQTGEPLTHLVKRSREQNPTLLIEVEVDILEQVPAVLAAAPDKIMLDNFSIDALKQAVALIGDQTCTEATGGITLETLPEYGKLGLDFISTGALVHKAGWVDIGLDWE